In one window of Drosophila mauritiana strain mau12 chromosome X, ASM438214v1, whole genome shotgun sequence DNA:
- the LOC117146690 gene encoding uncharacterized protein LOC117146690 isoform X10, producing MDSPSILATFTWFERVSILVILLNCITLGMYQPCVDDACVTNRCKILQIFDDIIFAFFALEMTIKMVAMGICGKNTYLADSWNRLDFFIVLAGLLEYVMHVENLNLTAIRTIRVLRPLRAINRIPSMRILVMLLLDTLPMLGNVLLLCFFVFFIFGIIGVQLWEGILRQRCSLMRTEGMVYPLTLSQYYEFSKDQDYICSTPNDSGMHLCGNFPPYRIGSLVCNEEAKLFDFNEPTNTSCVNWNQYYTTCKQSGENPFQGTISFDNIGMAWVAIFLVISLEGWTDIMYYVQDAHSFWDWIYFVLLIVIGSFFMINLCLVVIATQFSETKKREMERMRQERARYTSTSTLASSTNNSEPATCYAEIVKYIAHLWRRFKRRMLKKYRLYKYQRQQRKEGLLPNADNLTFSPSRIKCHHPKCPKYSNRKPSSIQDQMITVMVPLNSASNNNNNNNSTSSNHNGSGNHTAGGGGNNNNNNNNAASCTTVALVNGINGSAASVTMSSAHHQQHQLLQHQQQQHQNQQQQQHSSSDNTEQSLAPDGLPRSSSLKKSTAHHQLKPEGSAAEQKTILLKFPQQMIDSEQLILQLGNLGKSHPCTSGFLSPPTSASRRPSVMFNEYVLLHTPPALNADPATAGTTTTVAPTVATVAAAAAAAATGSGGGNNNHQNGGAIGGAGTGGTTEKSNIFSTEKMTQAGDGSIWQVNLPQTIGTIANPYADCSELGIHDAMTCQELLAFSVAFSAALPTGQSTLESFYTSLARCDPHTAEALRAHHKPRSVPTGQNQTPPGSEGATVMVASTAGDPGQTLQPSTVSAVVGGPIDSHAANHRRKEHHQQSHHHHNNNNTTSHSRNYRSRQGQGNSRMREPRAPTGNYMEDYACCYDLYQNALSPLDDRPRQRSPTTRCLISVYRCLSRVCSWIRRYIRRLVEHKYFQQGILLAILINTLSMGIEYHNQPPELTAIVETSNVVFSGIFAVEMLLKVVAEGPFRYIANGFNVFDGIIVILSAIEICQTFMGNGTGGGGSGLSVLRTFRLLRILKLVRFMPNLRRQLFVMLRTMDNVAVFFSLLVLFIFIFSILGMYLFGGKFCKFLDESGLERECTCPEIISRHPQCECDRKHFNNILWATVTVFQILTQEDWNVVLFNGMEKTSHWAALYFVALMTFGNYVLFNLLVAILVEGFSSERNERREREQRELVKKLREETLAENYSDGMYDESRSEADSSTTNDSYYEVRNRWRSAEDVRKLQDSAELIIEAKSNMHRQRLLQPTHDYQINELPASSAAPSASGTSGASAPGERERDRDRDRDRERDRDRDRERDREAGGGGKEEGAQHAKPRGGLKKTYSIKERRSEAPRLSKIRLARDPPIITTTAATPQDSPSTTLEPGMSFRQWGDMEPPSPPSPSLLRPPNIFTGGQRSLDEGIPSIDLIPPSPVLSHKPLNILNASQLGVGMGGGVPSTAGSSGSMHSVIIDDISKSSSSTAAATPIYVPTISSTADAQSQSHSLNDVSVGSSPGGEIPATGMGRNANTGASTSGSSSSERLPLAPPPPQHGSFKQRLRRGSSKKRRASALALATDDNPARRTLDNQARRTQDEEEEQQQLNNGGDNSCLLRNSSAVVSGSSSGTKETNRLSPQNSIRRLSNTLSIGSGPVGSRRASACIFNSQVYQNLNQPPKLRPGSGQRRMSSIELAFSKTSHLNLHNLEANRKSLSYTNSKMDLDKWNKSYGNLNEPDNMLQQYMEARDKRKNSISHYNLKKRLEEKELQQLQQLHQQQLLQQRQDSFSSTTQQQQLQQHRLSKDQQQLAMQPHSMVPGGGERYSKLKMLIEQLTPKHFTTEREDYSLYIFPEDNRFRQICTWFVNQKWFDNVVLLFIALNCITLAMERPNIPPSSTERLFLATANYVFTVVFTVEMFIKVVATGMFYGHDAYFTSGWNIMDGSLVTISIIDLLMSLISESSPRIFGILRVFRLLRSLRPLRVINRAPGLKLVVQTLLSSLRPIGNIVLICCTFFIIFGILGVQLFKGTFYYCEGENIKGVRNADECRRIPGNVWTNRKYNFDDLGKALMSLFVLSSRDGWVNIMYTGLDAVGVDQQPIVNYNEWRLLYFIAFILLVGFFVLNMFVGVVVENFHRCREEQEKEEKIRRAAKRALQMEKKRRRMHEPPYYTNYSPTRMFVHNVVTSKYFDLAIAAVIGLNVVTMAMEYYKMPSGLKYALKIFNYFFTAVFILEANMKLVALGWKLYLKDRWNQLDVGIVLLSIVGIVLEELETNTHQIIPINPTIIRVMRVLRIARVLKLLKMANGIRALLDTVMQALPQVGNLGLLFFLLFFIFAALGVELFGRLECSDEIPCQGLGEHAHFANFGMAFLTLFRVATGDNWNGIMKDTLRDNCDDAADCVRNCCVSSVIAPIFFVIFVLMAQFVLVNVVVAVLMKHLEESHKQMEDELDMEVELERELVREQEFAQEQKLCQQLAEAQSKAAAPPRPLAKVKSLPKNFIYSTPSLDKKFPAVSGVNNPSLTSSAATNLNQVATAGSGGAAPGAVPAGSGAGPRRQTVQYFQQPPQSMLGGLSLAEMGGTLTPQALGARLGEPFGGGGGSKSGPRRQSYWQINPIRKRGVLSKERSLDEQAIRRRNLEAKRTSCDSLPWGGDALDCRRGTIFESLESDGGGVGGGGSGGGGGGLGGGVSYDLRSVRSADVGHSETDGDVSLSVVSALVPSVTTPLPPPLSLPIVTPTSTPTPLQLPMPLTMPMPMPMAHPPPRRPFGWSQSVDQGCMRSNLLLSVPRSMPPRSRSGSTKQLFKQQALDEDADMDENSLLLPTAGGGGSGPGSVSVIASSSLDLPDQSGSSKHILPDVALGVSKSDSSDILRIISERRRMDQREQREPEQDQDNEAEDRDSDYKELLLVKSPQSSMD from the exons GTCATCTCACTGGAGGGCTGGACGGACATAATGTATTACGTGCAGGATGCGCACAGCTTTTGGGATTGGATATACTTTGTGCTGCTGATTGTG ATTGGTTCGTTCTTCATGATCAACCTGTGCCTGGTCGTCATCGCCACGCAATTCTCGGAGACCAAGAAACGCGAGATGGAGCGGATGCGACAGGAGCGAGCCCGGTACACATCCACTTCGACCTTGGCCAGCAGCACAAATAACTCGGAACCGGCCACCTGCTATGCGGAGATCGTCAAATATATCGCCCATCTGTGGCGGCGCTTCAAGAGACGAATGTTAAAGAAGTACAGATTATATAA GTaccagcgacagcagcgcAAGGAGGGCCTACTGCCCAATGCCGACAATTTGACCTTCTCGCCGTCGCGGATCAAGTGCCATCATCCCAAGTGCCCCAAGTACAGTAATCGCAAGCCGTCCAGTATTCAGGATCAGATGATTACCGTCATGGTGCCGCTCAATTCGgctagcaacaacaacaataacaacaacagcaccagTAGCAACCACAATGGCAGTGGAAACCACACAGCTGGCGGCggtggcaacaacaataacaacaacaacaatgccgCCAGCTGCACCACAGTGGCGCTGGTCAATGGGATAAATGGCAGCGCCGCCAGTGTGACCATGTCCTCGgcccaccaccagcaacatcaATTGCTgcaacatcaacagcagcaacaccaaaaccaacagcagcagcagcactccTCGTCGGACAACACGGAGCAATCTCTGGCCCCAGACGGATTGCCCCGGAGTTCCTCGCTGAAAAAGTCCACCGCACATCATCAGCTGAAGCCGGAGGGCAGTGCCGCCGAGCAGAAGACCATATTGCTGAAGTTTCCGCAGCAAATGATTGATTCCGAGCAGCTAATT CTGCAGTTGGGAAATTTGGGCAAG AGTCATCCGTGCACCTCGGGCTTCCTAAGTCCGCCCACCTCGGCCAGCCGGCGACCTTCGGTGATGTTCAACGAGTACGTGCTGCTCCACACGCCGCCAGCCCTCAACGCAGATCCGGCAACGGCGGGCACCACCACTACGGTGGCTCCAACAGTCGCAacagttgcagctgctgcagcagcggcggctACAGGATCCGGCGGTGGCAATAACAACCACCAAAATGGCGGTGCAATTGGAGGAGCTGGGACTGGGGGAACTACTGAGAAAAGCAACATTTTCTCGACGGAAAAGATGACCCAAGCTGGCGATGGCAGCATCTGGCAG GTTAATCTGCCGCAGACCATCGGCACCATTGCCAATCCCTATGCCGATTGCTCTGAACTTGGTATACACGATGCGATGACTTGTCAAGAGCTCTTAGCATTCTCTGTGGCCTTTTCAGCGGCCTTGCCGACGGGCCAGAGTACGCTAGAGTCATTCTACACATCGCTGGCCCGCTGCGATCCCCACACCGCAGAGGCGTTGCGGGCGCACCACAAGCCGCGCTCAGTGCCCACTGGCCAAAATCAAACGCCACCGGGCTCCGAAGGAGCGACTGTGATGGTTGCCTCAACGGCTGGTGATCCCGGCCAGACACTTCAACCCTCGACAGTGTCGGCAGTGGTGGGCGGACCCATCGATAGCCATGCGGCGAACCACCGTCGAAAAGAGCACCACCAGCAGTCGCACCACCAtcacaacaataacaataccACCAGTCACAGTCGCAACTATCGCTCACGGCAGGGACAGGGAAATTCGCGAATGCGCGAGCCCCGCGCCCCCACTGGCAACTATATGGAGGACTATGCCTGCTGCTATGATCTCTACCAGAATGCCCTGTCGCCACTGGACGACCGGCCCAGGCAGAGATCGCCGACGACTCGCTGTCTGATCTCCGTGTACCGATGCTTGTCGCGCGTGTGCAGCTGGATTCGTCGCTACATCCGGCGATTGGTGGAGCACAAGTACTTCCAGCAGGGCATCTTGTTGGCCATCCTGATAAACACGCTGTCCATGGGCATCGAGTACCATAACCAGCCGCCGGAACTGACCGCCATTGTGGAGACGAGCAACGTCGTCTTCTCCGGCATCTTTGCTGTTGAAATGTTGCTAAAGGTTGTTGCCGAGGGTCCATTCCGCTACATTGCCAATGGATTCAATGTATTCGATGGCATCATCGTTATTCTCAG TGCCATTGAGATCTGTCAGACGTTCATGGGCAACGGAACGGGTGGTGGTGGCTCCGGGCTGTCCGTGTTGCGGACATTCCGGTTGCTGCGAATCCTTAAGTTGGTCCGGTTTATGCCCAACCTGCGACGCCAGCTATTCGTGATGCTGCGCACAATGGACAACGTGGCCGTGTTCTTCTCCCTTCTCGTTTTATTCATCTTCATATTCAG CATACTCGGCATGTATCTGTTTGGCGGtaagttttgtaaatttttggACGAATCCGGACTCGAACGCGAGTGCACGTGTCCCGAAATAATCAGCCGGCATCCGCAATGCGAGTGCGATCGCAAACACTTCAACAACATTTTGTGGGCCACAGTCACAGTATTCCAA ATACTGACGCAAGAGGATTGGAACGTCGTCCTGTTCAACGGAATGGAAAAGACAAGTCATTGGGCCGCATTGTACTTTGTGGCACTAATGACGTTCGGCAATTATGTGCTATTTAATTTATTGGTGGCCATTTTGGTTGAGGGATTCAGTTCAGAG CGAAATGAACGTCGCGAGCGCGAACAGCGCGAGTTGGTTAAGAAACTGCGTGAGGAGACGCTGGCCGAGAACTACAGCGATGGTATGTACGATGAGTCGCGGAGCGAGGCGGACTCCTCGACCACCAACGATAGTTACTACGAGGTGCGCAACCGCTGGCGATCGGCGGAGGATGTGCGCAAG CTACAGGACTCCGCGGAGCTGATCATCGAGGCCAAGAGCAACATGCACCGCCAGCGCCTGCTGCAGCCCACCCACGACTACCAGATCAACGAGCTGCCCGCCTCGTCTGCCGCCCCTTCCGCCTCTGGCACCTCTGGCGCCTCCGCACCTGGCGAGCGGGAGAGGGACAGGGACAGAGACAGAGATAGGGAGCGAGACAGAGATAGGGACAGGGAGCGGGACAGAGAGGCGGGCGGCGGCGGCAAGGAGGAGGGGGCGCAGCATGCCAAGCCGCGCGGCGGCCTCAAAAAG ACATACTCCATCAAGGAGCGGCGCAGCGAGGCGCCACGCCTCTCCAAAATCCGGCTCGCCCGGGATCCGCCCATCATCACGACAACGGCGGCCACGCCGCAGGACTCGCCCAGCACCACCTTGGAGCCGGGCATGAGCTTCCGCCAGTGGGGCGACATGGAG CCACCCAGTCCGCCCTCTCCGTCGCTTTTGCGACCGCCGAACATCTTTACCGGCGGACAACGGAGTCTGGACGAGGGCATACCCTCCATCGATCTCATACCGCCCTCGCCGGTGCTCTCCCACAAGCCCCTGAACATCCTCAATGCCAGCCAACTGGGCGTGGGCATGGGAGGCGGTGTCCCTAGCACCGCCGGCAGTTCGGGCAGCATGCACAGCGTGATCATCGACGACATTTCGAAGAGCTCCAGCTCAACGGCGGCGGCTACGCCCATTTATGTGCCCACCATCTCGTCCACAGCGGACGCGCAGAGTCAGAGCCACAGTCTCAACGATGTAAGTGTGGGCTCCAGTCCAGGAGGCGAGATTCCCGCAACGGGAATGGGCAGGAATGCCAACACGGGAGCCTCGACCAGTGGCAGTTCGTCCAGCGAGCGCCTGCCCTTggctccacctcctcctcagCATGGGAGTTTTAAGCAGCGCTTACGGCGCGGTAGCTCCAAAAAGCGACGTGCCTCCGCTTTGGCGCTGGCCACAGACGACAATCCAGCTCGAAGGACCCTGGATAATCAGGCTCGCAGGACCCAGGACGAGGAGGaagaacagcagcagctgaacAATGGCGGCGATAACAGCTGTTTGCTGAGAAACAGCAGCGCTGTGGTCAGTGGTTCGTCCTCCGGCACCAAGGAGACCAATCGCCTCAGTCCACAAAACTCCATACGGAGGTTATCCAATACACTGAGTATAGGCAGCGGACCGGTGGGCAGTCGTCGGGCATCGGCTTGCATTTTCAACTCGCAGGTCTATCAGAATCTAAATCAACCGCCCAAACTGCGTCCAGGGTCCGGGCAACGAAGGATGAGCTCCATCGAACTTGCGTTCAGCAAGACTTCGCACCTGAATCTGCACAACCTGGAGGCCAACCGCAAGTCGCTCTCGTACACGAACTCGAAGATGGACCTGGACAAGTGGAACAAGTCGTACGGCAATCTCAACGAGCCGGACAACATGCTGCAACAGTACATGGAGGCGCGGGACAAGCGCAAGAACTCCATCAGCCACTACAACCTGAAGAAGCGGCTCGAGGAGaaggagctgcagcagctgcagcagctccaCCAGCAACAGCTGCTCCAGCAACGGCAGGACTCCTTCTCCTCGAccacccagcagcagcagctgcagcagcaccgCTTGTCCAAGGATCAGCAGCAGCTGGCGATGCAGCCACATTCCATGGTGCCAGGAGGCGGCGAGCGCTACTCCAAGCTCAAGATGCTCATCGAGCAGCTGACGCCCAAGCACTTTACCACCGAGCGCGAGGACTACTCGCTCTACATATTCCCAGAGGACAACAG GTTCCGGCAAATCTGTACGTGGTTTGTCAACCAAAAGTGGTTCGACAACGTGGTCCTGCTGTTCATCGCGCTCAACTGCATCACCCTGGCCATGGAAAGACCAAACATCCCTCCAAGCAGCACCGAAAGATTGTTCCTGGCAACAGCCAATTACGTGTTCACCGTCGTCTTTACCGTCGAAATGTTTATCAAG GTGGTGGCAACGGGAATGTTTTACGGCCACGACGCCTACTTTACGTCCGGCTGGAATATCATGGACGGATCTTTGGTTACCATTTCCATAATTGATTTGTTAATGTCCCTGATTAGCGAATCGAGTCCGAGGATATTTGGGATTTTAAGG GTGTTTCGACTACTCCGATCCTTGCGGCCGCTGCGGGTGATCAACCGAGCCCCGGGTCTGAAACTAGTCGTGCAAACGCTCTTATCGTCCCTGCGTCCCATCGGCAACATCGTGCTGATCTGCTGCACCTTCTTCATCATCTTCGGCATCCTGGGCGTTCAGCTCTTCAAGGGCACCTTCTACTACTGCGAGGGAGAGAACATCAAGGGCGTGCGGAATGCGGACGAGTGCCGCCGGATTCCCGGCAACGTGTGGACCAACCGCAAGTACAACTTCGACGATCTGGGCAAGGCCCTGATGTCCCTATTCGTCCTGAGTTCCCGCGACGGCTGGGTGAACATTATGTACACCGGCCTGGATGCGGTGGGCGTCGACCAGCAGCCCATCGTGAACTACAACGAGTGGCGTCTTCTGTACTTCATCGCCTTCATCCTGTTGGTGGGCTTCTTCGTGCTGAACATGTTCGTCGGCGTGGTGGTGGAGAACTTCCATCGTTGTCGCGAGGagcaggagaaggaggagaagATCCGACGGGCGGCGAAGAGGGCTCTGCAGATGGAGAAGAAGCGTCGCCGGATGCACGAGCCACCCTACTACACCAACTACTCACCCACCCGGATGTTCGTGCACAATGTAGTGACCTCCAAGTACTTCGACCTAGCCATTGCCGCCGTCATCGGCCTGAACGTGGTCACCATGGCCATGGAGTACTACAAGATGCCATCTGGACTCAAGTACGCACTAAAGATCTTTAACTACTTCTTCACGGCGGTCTTCATCCTGGAGGCCAACATGAAGCTGGTCGCTCTGGGCTGGAAGCTGTATCTCAAGGACCGCTGGAACCAGCTAGACGTGGGCATTGTCCTGCTCTCGATCGTGGGCATTgtgctggaggagctggagacGAACACGCACCAGATCATACCCATCAATCCGACGATCATACGAGTGATGAGGGTACTGCGGATTGCCAGAGTGCTGAAACTCCTGAAGATGGCCAATGGCATAAGGGCCCTCCTGGACACCGTGATGCAGGCCCTGCCCCAGGTGGGCAACCTGGGACTACTGTTTTTCCTGCTATTCTTCATATTCGCGGCATTGGGCGTGGAGCTTTTCGGGCGACTCGAGTGCTCCGACGAGATTCCCTGTCAGGGATTGGGCGAGCACGCGCACTTCGCCAACTTTGGCATGGCTTTCCTCACATTGTTTCGCGTAGCGACTGGCGACAATTGGAACGGCATCATGAAGGATACGCTGAGGGATAATTGCGATGACGCGGCCGATTGCGTGCGCAATTGCTGCGTCAGCTCAGTTATTGCTCCCATATTCTTTGTGATATTCGTGCTAATGGCGCAATTCGTTTTAGTGAACGTCGTCGTGGCTGTACTGATGAAACACCTCGAGGAGAGCCACAAGCAAATGGAGGACGAGCTCGACATGGAGGTGGAGCTCGAGCGCGAGCTGGTGCGCGAGCAGGAGTTCGCCCAAGAGCAAAAGCTGTGCCAGCAGCTGGCGGAGGCGCAATCGAAGGCGGCCGCTCCCCCGCGCCCCCTCGCCAAGGTCAAGTCGCTGCCGAAGAACTTCATCTACAGCACACCCTCGCTGGACAAGAAGTTCCCAGCGGTTTCGGGCGTCAACAATCCCAGCCTGACCAGCTCGGCGGCCACCAATCTCAACCAGGTGGCGACGGCGGGAAGTGGGGGTGCGGCACCGGGAGCGGTACCGGCCGGATCGGGAGCTGGACCACGGAGGCAGACCGTACAGTACTTCCAGCAGCCGCCACAGTCCATGCTCGGCGGCCTGAGTCTGGCCGAGATGGGCGGCACGCTGACGCCTCAGGCACTCGGTGCCCGATTGGGCGAACCCttcggcggcggaggaggaagCAAATCTGGGCCACGACGCCAATCCTACTGG CAGATTAATCCAATCCGTAAGCGCGGCGTGCTGTCCAAGGAGCGCTCACTGGACGAGCAGGCCATCCGTAGACGGAATCTGGAGGCCAAGCGCACCAGCTGCGACTCGCTCCCATGGGGCGGAGATGCCCTCGACTGTCGTAGGGGCACGATCTTCGAGAGCCTCGAGTCCGATGGGGGAGGAGTAGGGGGTGGTGGTagtggcggcggtggtggtggacTTGGAGGAGGAGTTTCCTACGATTTACGGAGCGTACGCAGCGCGGATGTCGGCCATTCGGAGACGGATGGGGATGTGTCCCTGTCGGTGGTCAGTGCGCTGGTGCCCTCCGTAACGACGCCACTGCCCCCACCCCTGTCCTTGCCCATTGTCACGCCCACGTCGACGCCCACGCCCCTGCAATTGCCAATGCCATTGACAATGCCAATGCCCATGCCGATGGCACATCCTCCACCACGGAGACCCTTTGGATGGTCGCAGTCCGTGGACCAAGGATGTATGCGGAGCAACCTGCTCCTCTCCGTTCCCAGATCCATGCCGCCGCGCAGTCGCAGTGGCAGCACCAAGCAACTGTTCAAACAACAGGCCCTGGACGAGGATGCCGACATGGATGAGAACTCGCTGCTTCTGCCAACAGCAGGTGGAGGTGGCTCTGGACCCGGATCGGTGTCAGTCATAGCCTCGAGTTCGCTGGATCTGCCAGATCAGAGCGGCAGCTCCAAGCACATCCTTCCAGACGTCGCACTGGGGGTCAGTAAGTCCGACTCCTCGGACATCCTGCGCATCATCAGCGAGCGGAGGCGCATGGATCAGCGGGAGCAGAGGGAGCCAGAGCAGGATCAGGACAACGAGGCAGAGGACAGGGACAGCGACTACAAGGAGCTGCTCCTGGTCAAGTCGCCCCAATCCTCCATGGActaa